A stretch of Hemicordylus capensis ecotype Gifberg chromosome 9, rHemCap1.1.pri, whole genome shotgun sequence DNA encodes these proteins:
- the ATMIN gene encoding ATM interactor, whose amino-acid sequence MAAAPARPPPPARPGLGRPPRPAPPPRCTSQRPASPWELVRPSVAELSRAVRSNILCTVPGCGKVLPNPPALGMHLSKAHRLQQDGKINPAIRKGLKTPPKYYCCPIEGCPRGPERPFSQFSLVRQHFMKMHAEKKHKCDKCSNSYGTIWDLKRHIEDCGKTFQCTCGCPYASRTALLSHIYRTQHEIPVEHRDPPSKKRKTETSVSVQLLGEKVKEASDSVHTRCTSTQDLETSLSASSDDSSHSSTTKQMQTQPKNAPKLLLPKPKVALVKLPIMQLTHLPIFVSALDSSVKPVVVAVDDTGSVMSTVHLMPLPVGIVMPAVEADTLAFKDHFPLPKIKTAGSIEPVSTGIQVNLGKVVSHNTVQDLGTICYKNRICSTNVQTDLSYISQNFVPSATWTPDSSVSSCSQTDLTFSSQVVLPISVQTQTLLPDSKLTSSIAAQTETFAQACFQPCGVSRETQTNRSQRGIDGRVQMDQAVMCSDLFDSVSSFSDSTPVALPGDNLMAADLGHNLLQRGSCKLLSPDTKSEPIIHFSAQNNILPQQATTDNQTQTMELLSDLETIFSGNPAGQADNRSLLTDASSNTGTPLPSGPAQNAGIDFDIEDFFTASNIQTQTEETELGHLNPEPVLESLDIETQTDLFSDNATQSYGCKGNPSFLGLEMFDTQTQTDLNFFLDSPYLPLGNILKQSTFSVSTDSSDTETQTEVQLPERDASNQIAESKVQLSSAETQTMDSCFETLGNLFLTSNETQTAMDDFLLADLAWNTMESQFSSVETQTCAELCSLFQGSDKTSH is encoded by the exons ATGGCGGCGGCTCCAGctcggccgccgccgcccgctcgcCCGGGCTTGGGGCGCCCCCCGcgcccggccccgccgccgcgCTGCACCAGCCAGCGCCCGGCCAGCCCCTGGGAGCTGGTGAGGCCGTCGGTGGCGGAGCTCTCGCGGGCGGTCCGGAGCAACATCCTGTGCACGGTGCCCGGCTGCGGCAAGGTGCTGCCCAACCCGCCGGCGCTCGGCATGCACCTCAGCAAGGCCCACCGCCTGCAGCAG GATGGAAAAATAAATCCTGCAATAAGGAAAGGCTTGAAAACACCCCCGAAGTACTACTGCTGTCCTATTGAAGGCTGCCCTAGGGGACCAGAAAGGCCATTTTCCCAGTTTTCTCTTGTAAGGCAG CATTTCATGAAAATGCATGCTGAAAAGAAGCACAAATGTGACAAATGCAGCAACTCCTATGGTACCATCTGGGACCTGAAGCGACACATCGAAGACTGTGGCAAGACTTTCCAATGTACTTGTGGGTGCCCATATGCGAGTAGGACAGCACTGTTGTCTCATATTTATAGGACGCAGCATGAGATCCCAGTAGAACACAG GGATCCACCTAGTAAGAAAAGGAAAACTGAAACCTCAGTCTCCGTTCAGTTGCTGGGAGAAAAAGTGAAAGAAGCCTCTGACAGTGTCCACACCAGATGTACTAGCACTCAAGACTTGGAGACTTCTCTGTCAGCGTCCTCTGATGATTCCAGCCATTCCTCTACCACTAAGCAAATGCAGACACAGCCAAAAAATGCACCAAAGTTGCTTCTGCCAAAGCCCAAAGTAGCTTTGGTTAAACTGCCCATCATGCAGCTTACTCATCTGCCTATCTTTGTATCAGCACTAGACTCTTCCGTCAAGCCTGTTGTAGTGGCTGTGGACGACACAGGCTCTGTGATGAGTACTGTTCACTTGATGCCTCTGCCGGTAGGAATTGTGATGCCTGCGGTGGAAGCCGACACACTTGCATTTAAAGACCACTTTCCCCTTCCAAAAATCAAAACTGCTGGCAGCATTGAGCCAGTCAGCACAGGTATTCAGGTCAACTTGGGGAAAGTTGTGTCTCATAACACAGTGCAAGACCTGGGGACCATATGCTACAAGAACAGAATTTGTTCCACCAATGTACAGACGGACTTATCTTACATTTCCCAGAACTTTGTCCCCTCTGCAACCTGGACTCCTGATTCTTCCGTGTCTTCCTGCTCTCAAACCGACCTGACATTCAGTTCGCAGGTTGTGCTGCCCATTAGCGTTCAGACACAAACGCTGCTACCCGATTCAAAGCTGACTTCATCTATAGCTGCTCAGACAGAGACATTTGCCCAGGCCTGCTTTCAGCCGTGCGGGGTCTCTCGAGAGACTCAGACCAATAGGTCGCAGAGAGGCATTGATGGGAGAGTACAAATGGACCAGGCTGTGATGTGCAGTGACCTATTTGACAGTGTGAGTTCGTTCAGCGATTCTACCCCAGTGGCCCTCCCAGGCGACAACTTGATGGCGGCAGACCTGGGTCACAACTTGCTACAAAGAGGAAGCTGCAAGTTGTTGAGTCCGGACACAAAATCTGAGCCAATTATCCACTTCAGCGCACAGAACAATATTCTCCCGCAGCAAGCCACGACAGACAATCAGACCCAGACAATGGAGTTACTGAGTGATCTTGAAACCATTTTTTCAGGTAATCCAGCCGGTCAGGCAGATAACCGTAGCCTCCTGACAGATGCCAGCTCGAACACTGGCACGCCCCTGCCTTCTGGCCCTGCACAAAACGCGGGCATCGATTTTGACATTGAGGATTTCTTCACAGCCTCCAACATTCAAACTCAGACGGAGGAGACTGAACTCGGCCACCTGAACCCAGAGCCAGTCTTGGAATCGCTAGATATTGAAACCCAGACAGATTTATTTTCAGATAATGCCACCCAGTCATATGGCTGCAAAGGTAACCCCAGTTTCTTAGGCTTGGAGATGTTTGACACACAGACCCAGACAGATCTAAACTTCTTTTTAGACAGCCCCTATCTGCCTTTGGGGAACATTCTGAAGCAGTCCACATTCTCTGTGAGCACAGACTCTTCCGATACGGAAACGCAAACCGAAGTGCAGCTTCCTGAGAGAGATGCCTCCAATCAAATCGCAGAGAGCAAAGTCCAGCTGAGTAGTGCTGAGACACAGACGATGGATAGCTGCTTTGAAACCCTAGGCAACTTATTTCTTACTAGCAATGAGACTCAAACGGCTATGGATGATTTCCTGCTGGCTGACTTGGCCTGGAATACAATGGAGTCACAGTTCAGTTCTGTAGAAACACAGACCTGTGCAGAATTGTGCTCCTTATTTCAGGGTTCTGATAAAACAAGCCATTGA
- the CENPN gene encoding centromere protein N isoform X1: MAKRRQGNRRQPSSSAHSFVMDETVAEYIRRTVLKIPRSEITQMLTTWGLLSETQLQSLNIHRIKENLSQEVVQLCEENCATIKHAADLDIIYNHTFRDKKLWTVYQMTREDGDENDLFDLANFKKKFKKSLRSTLKNVTISFKEYEDNAIWIRIAWGTQYTKPNQYKPSYVVYHSQTPYVFISNSMLRSCIPLLCQALLVAASYSDINEMALRSRCLDSLKEILFKRYSQPLSQSFQTHHIRPLQEKNRSPERVDPRIIQEDKYEKERIQRINQEAFGHAPQPKLEFAQYKLETVLKRDPEKGIVNDEEPFRCMVKFTSPHLLEALKSLAPAGIADAPLSPLLTCITQKARNYFKITERKGAIPPSLPAQ; the protein is encoded by the exons ATGGCGAAGAGGCGGCAGGGCAATCGAAGGCAACCTAGTTCCTCAGCCCA ttCCTTTGTGATGGATGAAACAGTAgctgaatacatcaggagaacgGTCCTGAAAATCCCACGTTCAGAAATAACACAAATGCTGACCACATGGGGGTTATTGTCCGAGACTCAGCTTCAGTCTTTAAATATCCATCGGATAAAAGAAAACTTGTCCCAAGAGGTAGTTCAACTTTGTGAG GAAAACTGTGCAACTATCAAGCATGCAGCAGATCTAGACATAATTT acAACCACACTTTTAGGGATAAAAAGCTTTGGACTGTTTACCAGATGACTAGAGAAGATG GTGATGAAAATGACCTTTTTGACTTGGCAAATttcaaaaagaaatttaaaaaaagtcTACGGTCAACTCTGAAAAAT GTAACTATCAGCTTTAAAGAATATGAAGACAATGCAATATGGATTCGAATAGCTTGGGGAACACAGTATACAAAACCAAACCAATATAAGCCATCCTACGTTGTTTACCACTCTCAGACTCCTTATGTCTTCATATCCAACTCAATGTTAAGGAGCTGCATACCTCTACTTTGTCAG GCCCTGTTGGTTGCTGCCAGTTACAGTGATATCAATGAAATGGCCCTCCGAAGCCGTTGTCTCGACTCCCTTAAAGAGATCTTATTTAAGCGGTATAGCCAG CCACTTTCCCAGAGCTTTCAAACTCATCACATACGACCTCTACAAGAAAAAAACCGTTCTCCGGAAAGGG TGGATCCAAGGATAATTCAGGAAGATAAATATGAAAAGGAGAGAATTCAGAGAATTAACCAAGAAGCCTTTGGTCATGCTCCTCAGCCAAAACTGGAGTTTGCCCAATACAAG CTTGAGACAGTGTTAAAACGTGACCCAGAAAAGGGCATCGTGAATGATGAAGAACCATTTAGATGTATGGTCAAGTTTACTAGTCCTCATCTTTTAGAAGCACTGAAATCTCTAGCTCCTGCTG GGATAGCAGATGCTCCCCTTTCTCCATTACTTACCTGCATCACCCAAAAAGCCCGGAACTATTTTAAAATTACAGAGAGAAAAGGTGCAATTCCACCAAGCCTTCCAGCCCAGTGA
- the CENPN gene encoding centromere protein N isoform X2 yields MAKRRQGNRRQPSSSAHSFVMDETVAEYIRRTVLKIPRSEITQMLTTWGLLSETQLQSLNIHRIKENLSQEVVQLCEENCATIKHAADLDIIYNHTFRDKKLWTVYQMTREDGDENDLFDLANFKKKFKKSLRSTLKNVTISFKEYEDNAIWIRIAWGTQYTKPNQYKPSYVVYHSQTPYVFISNSMLRSCIPLLCQALLVAASYSDINEMALRSRCLDSLKEILFKRYSQPLSQSFQTHHIRPLQEKNRSPERVDPRIIQEDKYEKERIQRINQEAFGHAPQPKLEFAQYKLETVLKRDPEKGIVNDEEPFRCMVKFTSPHLLEALKSLAPAGSLKKFTNS; encoded by the exons ATGGCGAAGAGGCGGCAGGGCAATCGAAGGCAACCTAGTTCCTCAGCCCA ttCCTTTGTGATGGATGAAACAGTAgctgaatacatcaggagaacgGTCCTGAAAATCCCACGTTCAGAAATAACACAAATGCTGACCACATGGGGGTTATTGTCCGAGACTCAGCTTCAGTCTTTAAATATCCATCGGATAAAAGAAAACTTGTCCCAAGAGGTAGTTCAACTTTGTGAG GAAAACTGTGCAACTATCAAGCATGCAGCAGATCTAGACATAATTT acAACCACACTTTTAGGGATAAAAAGCTTTGGACTGTTTACCAGATGACTAGAGAAGATG GTGATGAAAATGACCTTTTTGACTTGGCAAATttcaaaaagaaatttaaaaaaagtcTACGGTCAACTCTGAAAAAT GTAACTATCAGCTTTAAAGAATATGAAGACAATGCAATATGGATTCGAATAGCTTGGGGAACACAGTATACAAAACCAAACCAATATAAGCCATCCTACGTTGTTTACCACTCTCAGACTCCTTATGTCTTCATATCCAACTCAATGTTAAGGAGCTGCATACCTCTACTTTGTCAG GCCCTGTTGGTTGCTGCCAGTTACAGTGATATCAATGAAATGGCCCTCCGAAGCCGTTGTCTCGACTCCCTTAAAGAGATCTTATTTAAGCGGTATAGCCAG CCACTTTCCCAGAGCTTTCAAACTCATCACATACGACCTCTACAAGAAAAAAACCGTTCTCCGGAAAGGG TGGATCCAAGGATAATTCAGGAAGATAAATATGAAAAGGAGAGAATTCAGAGAATTAACCAAGAAGCCTTTGGTCATGCTCCTCAGCCAAAACTGGAGTTTGCCCAATACAAG CTTGAGACAGTGTTAAAACGTGACCCAGAAAAGGGCATCGTGAATGATGAAGAACCATTTAGATGTATGGTCAAGTTTACTAGTCCTCATCTTTTAGAAGCACTGAAATCTCTAGCTCCTGCTG GCAGTTTGAAAAAGTTTACGAATTCCTAG